The DNA window ATCATTCATACGGCAATTTCTCTTCTGAAATACTTAAAGACGAACGAGTGTTGGCAATTCGCAGTTGGTGCGAAATCTACACATGGAATTACACACCCACCGTGAATCTTGCTGGTCCAAATGAGGCTACAGTTGGAGAAACTTTAAGTTTCTCGATTACTGCCACAGACCCTGATAATGACAGCCTTGCCGTTCGCATTGACTGGGGCGATGACGAAATTAGTGAATGGACTGAACTTCAACCATCTGGAACTACTTTTGAACTTTCTCATTCTTGGACTGAACCAGGACAATACCAAGTTCGCGCTCAATCCGCCGACCAATGGTATTTTCAAAATCCAGAAACTCATAACTCCCTTTCCAACTGGAGCCAGCCATTAATAATCACTATCACTGGGCATGCAACTGACCCATCAGTCAACCCCGTTGAAACCGAAATCTTAATCTACCCCAACCCTTTCCGCACCTCAACCACAATATCTTTTTCCAATCAACAATCCCTGCCCACCGAAGCCTCGGCGCAGGCGGGAGGAATCAACAATCAACAATTCTCAATCTCAATCTTTAATCTCAAAGGACAAAAAATTAAAACCTTCCCAAATCTCCAAATCAACAAATCTTCAGATCAACAAATTGTATGGGATGGAAGAGATGCCAATGGTAAACCAGTCCCAAGTGGCATTTATTTCTGCCATTTGGAAAATAGTAGTTACTGTTCAACTAAGAAAATTTTAGTTTTTAAATAAGTAAAATTTTGACAAAGAAACTCGACTCGAGTCAATGACCCGAGTCGGGTTTTACAATAAATGTTGAAATTCTGAAATAAATTATAAATATATAAAGTTTAGTAAAAAATTATTTACATTTTTTAAAATTTTTTTATTATATTTATATAAAATTACTTGACATCAAATTAAAGAAAAGAGTAATTTGTTATTTAGTTCTTTGAGAAAGAAAAATAGGGTGTATACGAAACAACAACACAAAAAAGAGATATAATGGAGAGTTTGATCCTGGCTCAGGACGAACGCTGACGGCGTGGATTAGGCATGCAAGTTGAACGAGAAACTCCGACCTCGGTCGGAGGAGTAAAGTGGCGAATGGGTGAGTAACGCGTAGGTATCTACCTAATAGACTGGGATAGCCCTGAGAAATCGGGGGTAATACCGGATGTGTCCCGATTTTTATCGGTGCAAAGGTGGCCTCTATTTATAAGCTGCCGCTATAAGATGAGCCTGCGTCATATTAGCTTGTTGGTGGGGTAATGGCTCACCAAAGCGATGATGTGTAGCCGACCTTAACGGGTGACCGGCCACACTGGGATTGAGATACGGCCCAGACTCCTACGGGAGGCAGCAGTCGAGAATAGTCTACAATGGGGGAAACCCTGATAGTGCGACGCCGTGTATATGAAGAAGTCCTTCGGGATGTAAAATATTTTTCTATGAGAAAAAAACTCAGTAGGTAAATAGCTTACAAAGTATGATATTATCATAGGAATAAGCTCCGGCTAACTCCGTGCCAGCAGCCGCGGTAATACGGAAGGAGCGAGCGTTGTCCGGAATTACTAGGCGTAAAGGGCTAGTAGGTGGCTAATTAAGTTATATGTTAAATCCTACGGCTTAACCGTAGTCCAGCATATAATACTGGTTAGATAGAGTGCTGTAGAGGAAGGCGGAATTCCTGGAGTAGCGGTGGAATGCGCAGATATCAGGAAGAACACCAAAAGCGAAGGCAGCCTTCTGGGCAGTAACTGACGCTGAATAGCGAAGGTGTGGGGAGCAAACAGGCTTAGATACCCTGGTAGTCCACACAGTAAACGATGATCACTAGGTGTTGGTGCCGATAAAACGGCTTCAGTACCGCAGCTAACGCATTAAGTGATCCGCCTGGGGAGTACGACCGCAAGGTTGAAACTCAAAGGAATTGACGGGGACCCGCACAAGCGGTGGAGCATGTTGTTCAATTCGATGCAACGCGAAGAACCTTACCTGGACTTGACATTGATGGAATCCTTTAGAAATAAAGGAGTGTCCCTTCGGGGACCCTGAAAACAGGTGCTGCATGGCTGTCGTCAGCTCGTGTTGTGAAATGTTGGGTTAAGTCCCGCAACGAGCGCAACCCCTACCCTTAGTTACCAATATTAAGTTAGGGACTCTAAGGGGACTGCCAAGGTGACAACTTGGAGGAAGGTGGGGACGACGTCAAGTCATCATGGTCCTTATGTCCAGGGCTACAAACGTGCTACAATGGCCGGCACAAAGGGCAGCGAAGCAGTAATGTGGTGCAAATCCCAAAAAACCGGCCTCAGTTCGGATTGGAGTCTGCAACTCGACTCCATGAAGTTGGAATCGCTAGTAATCGCGAATCAGCAGGTCGCGGTGAATACGTTCCCGGGTCTTGTACACACCGCCCGTCAAGTCAGCCGAGTTGACTGTACCCAAAGATGGTGAGCAAATCCTTACGGATAGCAGCCAACAAAGGTATGGTCAATAAGGGAGACTAAGTCGTAACAAGGTAGCCGTACCGGAAGGTGCGGCTGGATCACCTCCTTTCTAAGGAGAAAATAAATTCGTATGCACCCTTTTATATAGCAGCTTAGGGCTTGTAGCTCAGTTGGTTGGAGCACCGCTCTGATAAGGCGGGGGTCGGTGGTTCGAGTCCACCCAGGCCCACCATTCTTAGAAGAGCGAAATATCATATACCTGTTATTGTTTCTCGTGGGATTAACTCAGTTGGGATAGCGTCCCGATGCAATCGGGAAGGTCATCGGTTCGGCGACCATACGGAGTTCTGCCATTTTGTAATTGGTTGATGTTTCTGTATTTGATATGTATAAATTCCTGGGGGATTAGCTCAGTTGGGAGAGCGCCGCTCTTGCACGGCGGAGGTCGTCGGTTCGAACCCGTCATCCTCCACCATTTTAAGATATAGTTTTTGAATTTTTTTATTTATCGGTTATTTGAAAGATATATAGTAGTGAATTAAAGTAGAAGAATAGAGTAAGGCATTAAGTGCATTCGGTGGATGCCTTGGAGTTAGATTGAGATGAAGGACGTGACCAGCTGCGATAAGCTTCGGGGAGCTGTAAGTAAGCATAGATCCGGAGATTTCCGAATGGGGTAACCCGTTCCTGTTAATACGGGTTCATCATATATCTGAATAAAATAGGATATATGAGTCAAACGCAGAGAACTGAAACATCTTAGTATCTGCAGGAAAAGAAAGTAACAACGATTCCCTGAGTAGTGGCGAACGAAAAGGGAACAGCCCAAACCCGACACTTATTTAATATGTTTATGGAGGTGTAAGTGTATTATGTGTATGTATTATAGAATGAATTGAATACCAAAACTTATGTAGGATATACCTCGGATTTAAAGAGAAGATTGAAAGAACATAATGAAAGCAATAAAGGATATACTGGTAGAGGGAAGTGGAGACTGATTTATTATGAAGCATATCTATCAGAAGAGGATGCAAGAGAAAGAGACCTGTCTGCCGTTAGGCAGGGAGAAAACTAAAACATAATCGAAATAGTAAGAGATCTTTAATAGGAAGAATAAAGTCCCGATAATATCGGGATAAAGTAATAAGAACATATTAAATAAGTGTCGGGGGTAGCGGGACCTAAGATATATTTCGCTGAATTTATAGTTGAACTTTGCTGGAAAGCTAGGTCAAAGAAGGTGATAACCCTGTAAACGAAATAATGATAGCGAGATTTTAGGAATCCCAAGTAGGATGGGACACTTGGAATCCTGTCTGAATCTGCCAGGACCATCTGGTAAGGCTAAATATGATCTAACTACCGATAGTGAACAAGTACCGTGAGGGAAAGGTGAAAAGCACCCCGGGAGGGGAGTGAAATAGTACCTGAAACCGTTTGCATAAAATCAGTCGAAGTTTTGTGGATTTGCTTGCAAATCTATAGGATAACGGCGTGCCTTTTGTATAATGAGCCGGCGAGTTACTTTGAACAGCAAGGTTCAGTCCGATACGGATGAAGCCAAAGCGAAAGCGAGTCTGAATAGGGCGTAAAGTTGTTTTGAGTAGACCCGAAACCGAGTGATCTACCTATGTCCAGGTTGAAGTCCCGATAATATCGGGATGGAGGACCGAACCTACTGGAGTTAAAAATCCAGAGGATGAGATGTGGGTAGGGGTGAAAGGCCAAACAAACTCGGAGATATCTGGTTCTCTCCGAAACCTGTTTAGGCAGGGCCTTATATTAGATTAACGGAGGTAAAGCACTGATTGGACTAGGGATCCCAAAAGATTACCAAACCCATTCAAACTAAGAATGCCGTTAATTGATGTATAGGAGACAGTCTGTGGGGGATAAGCTCCATAGGCAAAAGGGAAACACCCCAGACCATCAGCTAAGGTCCCAAAATATACACTAAGTGATTAAGGATGTTAAATTGCAAAAACAGCCAGGATGTTGGCTTAGAAGCAGCCATTCATTTAAAGAGTGCGTAATAGCTCACTGGTCGAGTGGTTTTGCACCAAAGATGATCGGGACTAAGTGTATTACCGAAGCTGTGGATCCCGAAGTTAATTCGGGGTGGTAGGAGAGCATTCTGTAAGGCTGTAAAGGCGTACTGAAAGGTATGCTGGAGCTATCAGAAGAGATTATGCCGGCATGAGTAGTGATAAGACCGATGAGAAATCGGTCCACCAAAAGTCTAAGGTTTCCTGAGTAAAGTTAATCTGCTCAGGGTTAGTCGGACCCTAAGAAGAGGCCGAAAGGCGTATTTGATGGGAAAGCAGTTAAAATTCTGCTACCCGATATAGATAGTGATGGGATGACGCAGTAATGCGAGGGAGTCTGGTGTTGGAAATCCAGATTTAAGCTGGTAGGTAGGATGAGCAGGAAAATACACTCATCTATTACTGAGAAGCTAATACGAGTCACATAAGTGGCAGAAGTCCCTTTATAAAGCTGCCAAGAAATACTCTCTAAACGATTAGTCTATATCGGTCCGTACCGCAAACCGACACAGGTAGACGAGGAGAGTATCCTAAGGTGTTCGAGTTAACTCTGGTTAAGGAATTAGGCAAAATTACCCCGTAACTTCGGAAGAAGGGGTACCATTAAAGGTGAAGAGTTTCGCACTCAGAGCTTTTGATGGTCGCAGTAAATAGGCCCAAGCGACTGTTTATCAAAAACACAGGTCTATGCAAAGTAGTAATACCATGTATATAGACTGACACCTGCCCGGTGCCGGAAGGTTAAATGGATGGCTTAGTGGGGATAGCGATATCTTCGCAAAGGTCAGAAATGAAGCCCCGGTAAACGGCGGCAATAACTATAATTGTCCTAAGGTAGCGAAATTCCTTGTCGGGTAAGTTCCGACCTGCACGAATGGTGTAACGACTTGGGCGCTGTCTCAACCAGGGACTCGGTGAAATTGCAGTGGCGGTGAAGATGCCGCCTACCCGCGAAAGGACGGAAAGACCCCGTGAACCTTTACTGCATTTTGATATTGTATTTTGGTACTATATGTGTAGGATAGGTGGGAGGCTGTGAAGTTCCGACGCAAGTCGGAATGGAGCCATCCTTGAAATACCACCCTTATAATATTGAGATACTAACTCCTGCCTTTATGAGGTATGAGTACAGTGTCAGGAGGGCAGTTTGACTGGGGCGGTCGCCTCCTAAAAAGTAACGGAGGCGCACAAAGGTTCCCTCAGCGTGATTGGTAACCACGCATAGAGTGTAAAGGCATAAGGGAGCTTAACTGTGAGACCAACGGGTCGAACAGATGGGAAACCAGGTCTTAGTGATCCTATCTCTCTGTATGGAAGGGGGATAGCTTAACGGATAAAAGGTACTCCGGGGATAACAGGCTCATAGCTTCCGAGAGTTCATATCGACGAAGCTGTTTGGCACCTCGATGTCGGCTCATCGCATCCTGGGGCTGGAAAAGGTCCCAAGGGTATGGCTGTTCGCCATTTAAAGCGGTACGCGAGCTGGGTTCAGAACGTCGAGAGACAGTTCGGTCCCTATCCTTCGTGGGCGGTAGATGTTTGAAGAGAGCCTCATTTAGTACGAGAGGACCGATGAGGACAGACCTCTGGTGAACCGGTTGTGACGCCAGTTGCATCGCCGGATAGCTAAGTCTGGAATGGATAACTGCTGAAAGCATATAAGCGGGAAGCCAACTCTAAGATTAGACATCTTTAAGACCCCTTGGAGACTACAAGGTTGATAGGTTACAGGTGTAAGTTCAGTAATGAATTTAGCCGAGTAATACTAATTGGTCAAAGCCTTATTCTTTCCCTTTTACTTTAATCACTACAACTTTTGGGCAGTGAAACTTTGGTTGTTATAGCAGCGTGGAAACACCTGTTCCCATTCCGAACACAGTAGTTAAGCACGCTTACGCTGATGCTACTGCACTGGTAACGGTGTGGAAGAGTAGGTCGCAGCCAGTTTTTTCACTGCCCTTTTTGTATCAGAAAAAATTTATAATACTTATTAAGAATTCAATTCCTACAATTTGAAAGAATATTCACCATAGAAAATAAGAAACCGTGTATTCATCGATCTTTAGAAAAGTTAGCATCCAAAATTCACGGTTCAACTGTTAAAGGCAAAAAAAATAGATAGAAAAAGGATTTAATCAAACTAACGAAAATCTTACATTAATATTTTCTCGGATCAATCGGGTCCACAAACAAAGTCTTCTGTTTTCTATAAACAACAAATCCAGGTGGGCTTTTTCTTGGTTTGGAAACATATCTAATCTTTGTAAAATCCACGGGAACTTTAGTGGAATGCTTTGCTTTGCTAAAATATGCAGCAATACCTGCAGCAAAATTTTTAACTTTCGGAGGTATATCTCTTAACCTTTCTGGATTACGAACAATCAGATGTGCACCATGATAAATCCTGCTATGAAAGAACCAATCATCTAATTTTGCAAATTTGGTTGTGAGTTCATCATTTTCACGATTGCTTCTGCCAACGAAAATTTCCCATTTCCTTCCTTCTGCCTCAACTGAAAACCTGCGGAATAATCGTTTCTCAAAGGCTTTTTTCTTTCTTGCCCTCTTTTCTTCTTGTAATTGACACAATTCTTCAAAGTTTTCACATCTTTCTACATAAGCTATTTTATCTAAAATATTTTGGAGCTTCTTCTTATTTACCTCAATTTGTGCTTGCAATTTTACTGTCCCTGATTTTGCTTTCTTATATCTTTTGAAATAATACTCCATATTCTTTTTCGGACTTAATTCTTCATTTAAGGGAATAACGATTTGTGGTGCGTTTTCTTCAAAATAATCAGTTACCTCAATCTCTTTCTGTCCCCTTTTGATTTTACTAAAATTTACTTTAAGAAGTTCTCCGAATTTTTTCCATTTTTCCACTTTCTTCATCTCGTGCAATTCAACTGATTCCTTTGCAATGACTTTTTCTATCCCGTTTACCTGTTTTTGCAAATTATGTAGAATTGTATTCTTCAGCTGAGTAAATATTATCTTCCTGCATTTTTCTTGATAATAAAACTGAAAGGCATCATTGATAGTTGAAAATCCTTGCGAATTTTCCGTTTCTATTAAGGATAAATATTTTTCTTCTGAATTGTAAAATATAATATGTTTGTCATCCATTTTGGAGTCCTGTTCTCCTGAACAGGTATTATTGAAAATATTATCTAATTTATCCGATTCTGGAGAATCGGGCTCCAAAGCTTTTACCTTATTTTTTATTTGAGAGATGATCTTCCAAAAATCTTCTGCAGGCATTTCAGAAATAAACTCATCTTTAAGAAATTTTGGCACATTGCTGAAAAGCTGAATAAATTTTTCCCATTCTTCTGGAAGCCTATCCCCTATCAAATTATAAAACTCTTTTTTTTCTAATTCTAAAATATAAGATTTCTTAACCTGGGGTGGAGGTTGATATTCAAGTCCAGGAAGAATTTGTCTAAACCTACTTTCTGAAAAACCTATTCTTTTATGAGAATCTAATATAATCCATTTCTCATTCTCATCCTGTCTTGTAAATATCATATTTTCATAGCGATTTATCAACTCTATAATAAGTTTATATCTTATTTTTTCCCCATCAATATCCTTCTTTTGAAAGTAAATTGATATTATTTTATCATTTTTAGCGATAGAAATTTTTTCTATTATACTTTTGTAAAGATGCTTTGAAATAAGGTTTGTAAATGTGGTTTCAATTTTTTGGTTTATTTCTTTATCTGAAAAGAAGCAGAGAGGCTCTCCTGAAAATAAAGAGATATTAAGATAGCTGTTGTTAAATTCTAAAATGTATTTTTCCCCATCCCAAAAAACATTTTTGAATCGGCTATTTATAATTTGTTTGGAAGTTTCATCTACCCATAATTTTAGAAATAAAAAATCCATCTTATTACTAACACCTCAAAGTATCTTTTAGCCACAAAGACACAAAGTCACAAAGTCACAAAGAAGAACATATACTTTAAAAATGTTAAGAAATGAATAAATCCTGATAAAATAGTATTAATAATATCTATGTTTATACACAAACTAACTAGAGTTGACAAAAAACTATAACCTCTAATAATCTTAGTGTCCCCGCGGACGCGGGGATTGTTGCTAAATTTTCACTTCCCTAATATTCCCCAGAGCACGCCAGCAGCAACAGCAGAGCCAATAACTCCTGCCACATTGGGAGCCATTGCATGCATCAAAAGATAGTTCTTCTTGTTGTATCTTTGCCCTTCATTTTGAACCACACGGGCAGAATCTGGCACTGCAGAGACCCCGGATGCACCAATCAAAGGATTGATTTTCTGTTTTAAAAATAGGTTCATAAGTTTTGCAAATAACACTCCTGTCGCAGTTGCAATACAAAATGACAAGGCGCCCAAAACAAAAATTTTTAATGCCTTATTAGTCAAGAACACATTTGCTTGAGTGCTGGCTCCTACTGCTATTCCGAGCAGTACAGTAACAACATCAATTATTGTATTTCTGGATACACTTGCCAATCTTTCAGTTACTCCACATTCCTTTAACAAATTTCCAAAAAACAGCATTCCTAAAAGTGCAACAGCTCTTGGTGCAATGCTGACTGTAATTAAGAAGGATATGATGGGAAAGATAATTTTTTCTTTCTTACTTACGATTCTTGGGGATTTCATTTGAATCACTTTTTCTCGTCTGGTAGTCAGTAATCCCATAATTGGCGGTTGGATAATTGGCACTAATGCCATATATGAATAAGCAGCAATTGCAATGGGTCCCAGCAGATGTGGTGCTAATTGAGAAGACAGAAAAATGGAAGTTGGACCGTCAGCCCCACCTATAATGCCGATAGAACCGGCTTCTGGCAAAGAGAATCCTAATAGTACCGCACCAACAAAAGTTGCAAATATCCCAAACTGTGCAGCAGCTCCTAATAAGATTAGCTTCGGATTGGCTATAAGTGTGCTAAAATCTGTCATTGCACCAATCCCTAAAAAAATCAAAGGAGGAAAAATCCCTGTCTTTACCCCAAAGTAGATATAACTAAGAACTGAACCTTTATCATAAACACCACCAAAAGTTCCCGGCATATTACCTAAGATAATACCAAATCCAATTGGAATAAGAAGAAGAGGTTCATACTTTTTTACGATACCAAGTGTAATAAAGAATACTCCTATCGCAAGCATTATCGCATTTGTATAATGGAAATGTGCAAAAGCAGTGGTTTTGAAAAAACTAAATAACTCGGTCATTTGTTTTCCTTAATATCTACCAATACTTGATCTTCCAGAACAGATTCCCCCTTTTTAATATTTACCTTATTAATAATTCCATTTACAGTTGCAGCTATTTCCGACTCCATTTTCATTGCTTCAAGAATTACTACAACATCACCGGCAGAAATCTCATCACCTTCTTTAACAAAGACATCAACAATAATACCTGGCAAAGGAGATTTAACCTGACCTGGTTTAATAAAAACTGAATCGCTTTTCCCACTAAGGGTTGGAGGTATTGTCAATACCTTTTTTGACCTTTCAAAATGCTCGGCAAGTTTTCCAAATTCAGACTCCATTTTAACTTTATAAATTATTCCATTTATCTCAATTTTAGCATTTATACCATCATACTCAACGACTCTGCCTTCAAATTTTTCACCATTGATTTCCAGCTTATAGGTTTTCATAAATATTCCCGTTTATCAATTTAAGTTACTTTTTAAAGTATCTTGTTGGTCTGCTCTTTATATTTCTCCAATATACATAATTTGACATCAATAATTTTGATACTTGCTGCCATTGGCTTGCCTTTGTTCTCTTCATAGTTAGAAGCATTTTGCTCTGAGTCTCAACTTCATTCTCATATAAAAAGATTATTGTAATTGCTGCAGCCTTTATGTTATGGTCTATGGGCGGGGATGTAAGCTTTTTAGATATCTGAGAAATTGAAATAAGTTTTTTGGAGATAGATTTGGTTGACTTTTCAATTGGATTCTCTTTGGTTTTAAAATAACCAAAAAGTTTTATTATTAATGCTATAATTGATAAACTTGCAAATACAATAATCATTCCAACCAGAACTATGTTAAAAACAAGTTGAGTATTTTTTTCTTTTGATTGAAATTTTTCAGACATCTTGTTTTCAAATGGGGGCTGGTTGGATTTTGTATCTAATTTTATAGATTCTGTTTGCTTTTCTGAGCCATACACAAAGTTTGTGCAAATCAGATTATCATACAAACTAAACAGATATAAAATAATTGCTATAAGCAGTAAAATATCAACAATTTTTTTCATATAGAATTAAAGTGGGATATTACCATGTTTTTTGGGTGGGTTAGAATCTCTTTTGGAAGCAATCATTTCCATTGCTCTTATAAGTCGTGCTCTGGTTTTTGCAGGCTCAATAATATCATCAATATAACCCTTTTGTGCAGCCTGATAAGGAGTAGCAAATTTTTCTCTATACTCCTCCTCTATTTTCTGTAAATATTTTTCTGCATTATCAGCTTTCTTTGCTTCTTTTCTGAATATAATCTCAACTGCACCTTTGGGACCCATAACCGCAATCTCTCCTGTTGGCCATGAATACATCAAATCAGCTCTTAAGTGACGACTATTAAAAACACAATATGCGCCTCCATAAGCTTTTCTAACAATAACTGTAATTTTAGGAACTGTTGCCTCAG is part of the Candidatus Cloacimonadota bacterium genome and encodes:
- a CDS encoding NFACT family protein — protein: MDFLFLKLWVDETSKQIINSRFKNVFWDGEKYILEFNNSYLNISLFSGEPLCFFSDKEINQKIETTFTNLISKHLYKSIIEKISIAKNDKIISIYFQKKDIDGEKIRYKLIIELINRYENMIFTRQDENEKWIILDSHKRIGFSESRFRQILPGLEYQPPPQVKKSYILELEKKEFYNLIGDRLPEEWEKFIQLFSNVPKFLKDEFISEMPAEDFWKIISQIKNKVKALEPDSPESDKLDNIFNNTCSGEQDSKMDDKHIIFYNSEEKYLSLIETENSQGFSTINDAFQFYYQEKCRKIIFTQLKNTILHNLQKQVNGIEKVIAKESVELHEMKKVEKWKKFGELLKVNFSKIKRGQKEIEVTDYFEENAPQIVIPLNEELSPKKNMEYYFKRYKKAKSGTVKLQAQIEVNKKKLQNILDKIAYVERCENFEELCQLQEEKRARKKKAFEKRLFRRFSVEAEGRKWEIFVGRSNRENDELTTKFAKLDDWFFHSRIYHGAHLIVRNPERLRDIPPKVKNFAAGIAAYFSKAKHSTKVPVDFTKIRYVSKPRKSPPGFVVYRKQKTLFVDPIDPRKY
- a CDS encoding sodium ion-translocating decarboxylase subunit beta; the encoded protein is MTELFSFFKTTAFAHFHYTNAIMLAIGVFFITLGIVKKYEPLLLIPIGFGIILGNMPGTFGGVYDKGSVLSYIYFGVKTGIFPPLIFLGIGAMTDFSTLIANPKLILLGAAAQFGIFATFVGAVLLGFSLPEAGSIGIIGGADGPTSIFLSSQLAPHLLGPIAIAAYSYMALVPIIQPPIMGLLTTRREKVIQMKSPRIVSKKEKIIFPIISFLITVSIAPRAVALLGMLFFGNLLKECGVTERLASVSRNTIIDVVTVLLGIAVGASTQANVFLTNKALKIFVLGALSFCIATATGVLFAKLMNLFLKQKINPLIGASGVSAVPDSARVVQNEGQRYNKKNYLLMHAMAPNVAGVIGSAVAAGVLWGILGK
- a CDS encoding biotin/lipoyl-containing protein encodes the protein MKTYKLEINGEKFEGRVVEYDGINAKIEINGIIYKVKMESEFGKLAEHFERSKKVLTIPPTLSGKSDSVFIKPGQVKSPLPGIIVDVFVKEGDEISAGDVVVILEAMKMESEIAATVNGIINKVNIKKGESVLEDQVLVDIKENK
- a CDS encoding OadG family protein, whose protein sequence is MKKIVDILLLIAIILYLFSLYDNLICTNFVYGSEKQTESIKLDTKSNQPPFENKMSEKFQSKEKNTQLVFNIVLVGMIIVFASLSIIALIIKLFGYFKTKENPIEKSTKSISKKLISISQISKKLTSPPIDHNIKAAAITIIFLYENEVETQSKMLLTMKRTKASQWQQVSKLLMSNYVYWRNIKSRPTRYFKK